The sequence GTTACTTGTTCAAGGAGTAGTATTCTTTGCTCTTTATTATACTATCTTCACTTTTGCTATTAAGAAGTTTAATTTAAAAACTCCTGGTAGAGAAGATGATGATGATACTGAAACTATTAAAAATTTCTCTGGTAAAAAAACTTCTAATACTGAATTAGCTGATTTACTTTTACCTCTTTTAGGTGGAAAAGAAAACCTAGTTTCTGTTGATTACTGTACTACTAGATTAAGATTAGAAGTTAAAGATAGTTCTATAGTAAAAGATGCAGATATTAAAAAATTAGTTCCTGGTGTTTTGAAACCGAATAAAACTAATGTACAAGTTATTGTTGGAACTCAAGTTGAATTTGTTGCTGAAGCCTTAAAGAAATCAATATAGATCAAAATCAAAACAGCCTTCTATAATTAGAAGGCTGTTTTTTAATTAAATTTTAATTTCATTTTTATATGTTCTATTCCTTCTTCTATATACATCTTTGTAACTGCTCTAAATCCTAAAGATTCATAAAACTTTTTCAAATAAAATTGAGCTGATATAGTTATTTCTTTTTCTTTTAAATCATTTTTTATATAATCAATAGCTTTTTCCAACATTTTTCTTCCTATTTGTCTTTTTCTCTCTGATTTTAAAACTAAAACTCTTCCTATTGACATAGTTTCATAAGAAACTCCTGCTTGTATTATTCTTAAATAACCTATAATTTCATCATTTTCTTTCACCATTAAATGATATGATTTATAATCCTTATTATCTAAATCATTATATAAAATTTCTTGTTCCATAACAAAAACTTCTGCTCTTACTTTTAATATTTCATATAATTCAATACTTGTTAATTCTCTAAATTCTTTTATTATTACTTCCATTTTAAACACTCCTTTTATATTTTAATAAATTAATAATTTTTCCTGATATAATTAAATAAACTATACTAGACAAAGCTGACATTTTCCCTAAAAATATTATCGTTAAAAAAATTACTAGAATATCTAAAATTATTAAACTAGTACCTATCTTAACAGCATATATTTTTTCTAGAATTTGCGAAATAATTAAAGTTCCACCTGTATTCCCATCTAATAATATTATAAAACCTATTATAACCCCTGATAAAATTGAACCTAATAATATTCCTAAAATATTATTCTCTCCAATAAAAAGCTGTAGATTTTTTATTTGAAAATATTTTTCTACTAAGAATATATTTAATGAAAGAACAGTAATACTATAAAATAAATTTTTAGTATAATTTTTACCAAATACGTAAAATCCTCCTATAAAAATAGGTATATTTAATAATATATAAGCTATTGCTACAGGAATTTTAAAAAGATAATATATTATTAAAGCCAACCCCGTTGTTCCCCCTGATATTAACTTTAAAGGAACTATAACATTAACAATTACAAAGGCTAGTAAAATTAAATTTAAATTTAATTTTATATACGTTCTTAGATTTTTATTTAAAATTTTATACTCCCTCCTTTTTTTATAACTTCTTCCCATAAATTTCTAGTATTTTTTCTCATCTTTATGAGTAGAGATAAAAGCTCTCGTTTTTCTTTTTCACTTAATCCTTGTGTTGTTATTTCTACTAAGGCTTCTTCATTTTTTCTTAATAATTCATAAATTTCTCTTCCTTTTTTTGTACAATATAATTTAAATTCTTTTTTATTATCCTCTTCCTTTCTTTTTTCCACAAGACCATTATCAACTAATTTTTTTACAGATTTTGCTGTTGTACTTCTTTCTACACTTAAAACTTCTGCTAATTTTTCTTGAATAATTCCCGGATATTCAAAGATTCTAACTAAATAAAGATTTTGACTTTTTGATAAATTAAAAGCTTTAAACTCTTTTTCATCTATAGTAGCTATACTTCTAGAGATTGTTCCTATCTCTCTTAAAATTTCCTTCACTTATATCCCTCCCATATAATTATATGCTTTATATTAACTTATTTTTATTGAAAAGTCAATAAAAATAGTTGAATTTTCAATAAAAAAATAATTTCTTTTATAAGATAACATGTGTTATAATATGATGACTATTAATTTAAAGGAGGATATATGCTTATAACTTTGAAAAACAACAAACAATTAAATATTGATATTACTGGAACAGGTGAAAACATTGTCTTTATACATTCTTTTCTTTGGGATAATAAAATGTGGACCCCTCAAGTTGAAGAACTTTCTAAAAATTATACATGTATAAATATTGATTTATGGGGACATGGCTTATCTGATTCTTTAGAAGACACTGAAGAATATTCTTTAGAACATCTTGCAAATGACATAAAAGAAGCTTTGAATATTTTAAATATCAAATCTTATACTTATATTGGACTTTCAGTTGGTGGAATGCTTGGACCTATTCTTTATTCTCTAGATAAAGATAAAATGAAAAAACTGATAATTATGGATAGTTATGTTGGACTAGAATATGAAAATACTAAAGCCTTATATTTTCAATTACTAGAAAAAGTTAAAGAGAATGAAAAAGTTACTTCTGAACTAGCTGATAAAATTGCCCCTATGTTTTTTGCACCTGAAAATACAGCACGTGGTTTCCAATTATTAAAAGATTTTTATAATCACTTAATAAACATTAATAAAAAAAATATTAATACTATTGTTGCTTTAGGACGAGGAATTTTTGGAAGAAAAGATGCTCTTCAATTATTAAAAGTAATTAATATTCCTACTTTGTTTATGGTTGGAGAATTCGATATTCCTAGACCAAAAAAAGAATCAATTGAAATGAAAGAACTTGTTAAAAATTCTAAATTATCAATTGTCCCCCGTAGTGGTCATATATCTAACCTTGAAAATATTGAATTTGTAACAAAAGAATTTAAAAAGTTTTTATAAAAAAAAGTCATTGCTTGCAATGACTTTTTTTAAATACTTTTATATGTTATAATAAATTTTAGTAGTTAGTTTTAACTTACTACTAAAAAAATGATAAAATGAATAATATAATAAAAGGAGTATCTCATGAAAAAAAAGGCAATATTATTCTTACTACTTTCTAGTATAAGTTTCAGTAAAAATTTAGACTTAGACATTATGTTGAAAGATGTTTCTAATAATTCTTATGAAAAAAACATTTATAATATAGAACAAGAAAAAAGTGAAATTAATAAAAAATTTTATAAATTAGATAATTACAATGGAATTAAAGGTAGTTCTGAAACTACTTACTATAGAGAAGACCAATTATATAAAACAGAAGGAAATCTAACCTTTGGAGATTTTTATATTAATGGTACGAAAAAAGAAAAAGAAGAATCTGATTTAGTTATTGGTATCAATAAAAATATTAAAGATATGCTTTATTCAGAAAATGATAAAAATTTAAATAATACTTTAATTGATAAAAAAATAAATACATTAAATTATTTTAATAATTTAGAGAAAAAGAAATTAAATTTAATTGATCTTTATAAAGAATATAAAAATATTGAATTTGAAATTGAAGCTAAAAGAAATGGTGTAAAAACTCTAAAAAGTGAAGAAAAAATATTGAAAGAATCTTTCAACTTAGGAAAAAGTTCTAAAATTGACTTAACCTCTGCAAAAATAAATCGAGAAAATCTTGAAATAGAATTAGAAAATTTAAAAAGAAAAAAAATCAAACTGCAAAAAAGATTTTTTTATGATTTTAAAATTAAAATAGAAGGAAATACTTTAAAAGAAATACCTAAAAAAATTAATAATTTTGAGTATTTTTTAAATAATATTGGAAAGAAAGACTTAAATATTTTAAATCTTGAAAAAGATAAAATAAAAGAAAATATTAAATATTTAAAATATAATGATAAATATCCTGATATTTCCATAGGATTGGAACACGATTTTGGTTCTAGAGAAGAAGAAGTTAAAGAAAATAGAATTTATTTAAAAATATCAAAAAATTTATTTTATTATGACAATAACTTAGAAAATGAAAAATTTAATTACAAAGAGAAAATATTACACATAACTGAACAAAAAAATAAAAATAATTCTGAAATTTTAAAAATCCAAGAAGAATATGAAAATTTTAATAAAGAATATAAAATAAACAAAAATAAAGCAATATTAGAAAAAAATAAATATGAAATTAAAAAATTAGAATATAAACTTGGTAAGATAAAGTATTTAGATTTAATAGATAGTTTCAATGATTTTTTAACATATACAATTGATGCTGAAAAATCTAAAAATGATTTAAATGCATATATTTATAAAGTAATAATTAGAGGAGACTATAATGAAAATAAATAAAAAAACAATTGGAATATTTTTAATAATTACAGCTATAGGAGGAGGCCTTTTCTTTAAATTTCATTTTCATTCTAAAAATTTGAAATCTTATGAAGTTTTAAAAATAAATATTGGAAATGGAAAAGGATATATTAATGCCTCTGGAAAAGTTGAAGCTAATGATACTAAAGATGTTTTTGTGGATAAAAAATTAAAAGTGGACGAAGTTTTTATTCAAGAGGGCGATTTTGTAAAAAAAGGTCAGCTACTTATGACATTTGATGACACCCAAAGAAATAATATTAAAAGAAATTTAGAAAGAAAAAAAATTAAATTAAACAGAGAAAAAAGAAATTTAAAAATAATTGAAAAGCTCTATGAAATTGGAGGTAGCTCTACTAATGAAGTTAAAGATTTAAAAGAAGATATCAGATTATTAGAAATTGATATTGAAGAATATAATGAAGATTTATCTAAAACTGCTGAAAAAATATTAAGTCCTGTAAGCGGTACTATTTCCTCTTTAAAAGCTCAAGAAAATTATTTAGTTGATACTGACCAAGCTCTTTTAAAAATTATGGATCTTTCAAATATAAAAATCATTTTAGAAATTCCTGAATATGATATTAAAAACATTCATTTAAATCAAGAATTAATTTTAAAACCTGAAGTTTTTGAAAATAAAAAAGAATTTAAAGGAAAAATTACTAAAATAGCAAAGGTTTCCAAAAGCTCTTCCATAACATCTGAAAATATTGTAGAAGTAGAAGTTATGCCTTTAGAAGAAATTCCAGATATTGTTCCTGGATTTAAAGTTTCTGCAACTATCTATTTAGATGAAAACAAAGATAAAATAATTATTCCTAAAACTTCCATACTAGAAGATAATAAAAAATATTATGTATTTTCTGTGAATAAAAATGGAATTTTATCTAAAAAATATATCAAAATAAAATCTTTAGAAGGAGATAAAGTTATTGTCTTAAATGGTTTAAATATCGGAGAGGATATCTTAGAAACTCCATATGAAAATTTAAAAGAAGGAGATAAAATTTTACCTTCTAATAAATCAGGAGGTGAAGCTAAAGATGATCATAAAGGTAAAAAATCTAAATAAATACTATAAAAATGGTGATAATTCTCTGCACGCTCTTAAAGATATTTCTTTTAATATAGAGAAAGGAGAATTTGTAGCTATTATGGGAAGCAGTGGAAGTGGAAAATCTACTATGATGAACATTTTAGGATGTCTTGATAAAGAGTTTCAAGGAAAATATATTTTAGATAATATTGATGTTTCTTCTGTAAAAGAGGATAAACTTTGTAAAGTTAGAAATTCTAAAATTGGTTTTGTTTTTCAAGCCTTTAATTTACTTCCAAAACTATCTGCTTTAGAGAATGTAGAACTTCCCCTAGTTTATTCTGGTATTCATAAAACTAAAAGAGAAGAAAAAGCAAAAAAAGTATTAGAAAAAGTGGGTCTAAAAGAAAGAATGTATCACAAACCTAATGAACTTTCTGGAGGTCAGAGGCAAAGAGTTGCTATTGCTAGAGCTTTAGTTAATGATCCTGCTATTATTTTAGCTGATGAGCCTACTGGAAATTTAGATAGTGTCTCTGAAAATGAGATTATGAATTTCTTCAAAGAATTAAACGAACAAGGAAAAACTATAGTAATTGTCAGCCATGAACCTGAAGTTGCTAAATTTTGCAAAAGAATTCTTCTCTTTAAAGATGGGGAAATCATAAAAGATGGTGATAGCAAATGAATTTTATAGAAAGTTTTAAAAGCGCTATAAAAAGTTTAACAGGAAATAGAGCTAGATCATTTTTAACAATGCTTGGTATAATTATTGGAATAACATCTGTAATTACAATGTCTGCAATAGGAAAAGGTGGGCAAGAAAATATTACTGGTAAATTAAAAGAAGGAGGATATGGTAAATTTACAGTTTTTGTGGATAAGGGAGCTAAAAATTTTAGATGGAAATATCTTTTTGATGATGTCCTAATTAAAAAAATTAAAGATACCGGAGAATTTAAAGATGTCACTCCTTATGTTAGAGATAGAGTTTATTCTAAAATCGGAGATAATTTTAGTAGAGTATGGTTTACTGCTTCTACTCCTTCAGTTGAAGATATTGACAAAGTTGAAATGATTGCAGGAAGAAATTTTTTAAGTTTTGAATATAAAAACGCTGAAAAAGTTGCTATAATAGATGATGTTACAGCTATTAATTTATATGGTTCTATTGATAATGCTCTAGGGAAAGAATATAATATTTTTAAAAATAGGAAGTCTGCTAGTATCATTTATGAAATTGTAGGTGTTTATAAAAATCCTTTCAAAGAATTTGCAAATGCAATGGGAGGACTTCGAATTCCTAGATTTATAAGATTTCCATTATCAACATATGACCGAATTTATAACCTAAAAAATGCTGGTTCTTATGAAGAAATATTAATTGAATCAAAAAATCCTGAAGAAGCAAAAAATAGTATGGTAAAGTCAAAAGAAATTCTAGAAAACATTATTGGCATTAAAGATTTATATGAAGTAGAAGCTCTTGCTCAAGGATCTTCATCTTTTGATAACATACTTAGTACTCTTAATATTTTTGTAACATTTGTAGCTGGTATTTCTCTTTTTGTAGGAGGAATTGGAGTTATGAATATAATGCTTGTCAGTGTTATTGAAAGAACAAAAGAAATTGGAATAAGAAAAGCTATTGGAGCTACAAACAAGGATATCCTACTTCAGTTTTTAATAGAATCTGTTATCCTTACAGGACTTGGAGGAATCATTGGAATTATATTAGGTTTTTCTCTAGGAGAAATCATTGGAAAAATCATTGGAATACCTCCTTTATTTACACTTAGTTCAATTGTTATATCTCTTTTAGTATCAACATTTATTGGAATTATTTTTGGAGTAATTCCTGCAAAAAAAGCAGCAGAACTTAATCCAATTGAAGCTCTAAGAGCTGATTAAATAAAGGGGGAACTATGGAAAATTTTAAATATTACACACCTACTAAAATCATTTTTGGAAAAGATAGGGAAAAAGAAGTTGCAAAACTTTTAAAAGAATTTAATGGAAAAAAAATATTAATTCATTACGGAGGAGGAAGTGTTATTCGTAGTGGACTACTTGATAAAGTAAAAAATTATTTAAAGGAAGCCAATATCCAATATATTGAACTAGGAGGAGTAAAACCTAATCCAAGACTATCTTTAGTTAGAAAAGGAATTGAGCTTGGAAGAAAAGAAAATATTGATTTCATTTTAGCTATTGGAGGAGGAAGTGTTATTGATTCTGCCAAAGGAATAGGATATGGAATGATGTTAGACCATGATGTTTGGGATTTATATTCTAAAAAAGAATTTTCTAATAAATGTATGCCTATAGGAGTTATCTTAACTATGGCTGCTGCTGGAAGCGAAATGAGTCCTAGTAGTGTTATAACTAATGAAGATGGATGGCTTAAAAGATCATTTAGTATTGATAATGCTAGACCTAAGTTTGCTATTTTAAATCCTGAATTAACTTTTACATTACCTGAATATCAAAGTGCTAGTGGAATTGTGGATATTATGATGCATACAATGGAAAGATATTTTTCACCTGTTGGAAATATGAAAATAACAGACGAAATTGCTGAAGGTTTACTTAGAACAGTTATTGAAAATGCTCCTAAAGTTATAAAAAATCCAAAGGATTATAAAAGCAGAGCTGAAATCATGTGGGCTAGTTCTCTTTCTCACAATGGACTTACAGGTTGTGGGGGTATTGGAGACTGGTCTTCACATCAATTAGAACATGAACTTGGAGGATGTTATGATGTTGCTCATGGAGCTGGACTGTCTGCTGTTTGGGGATCTTGGGCTAGATATGTTATGAACGAAAATCCTAAAAGATTTGCTGACTTTGCAACTAAAGTTTTTAATATAGAAAACTGTGGTGATAAAGAAACAGCTATATTAGGAATTAAAGCTATGGAAACTTTTTATAAAAGTATAAATATGCCTATTTCATTAAAAGAACTTGGATTAAATTTATCAGAAGAAGATTTACATATGTTAGCTAACAAATGTAGTTTTAATGGAAAAAGAACTATTGGTTCTTTCAAGAAATTGTTCGAAGAAGATATGTTTAATATTTATAAAAATTCAAGATAATATAAGAGCCTCCTAATAGGAGGCTTTTATTAATTATTTATTTAAATTATATTTTTTTAAATCTTTAACTCTTTTTGCTTTTTGACTAACTCCTAATATTCCTGCTTTATCAAAAGAACCTCTAAGTTTTAAATGATCTTCATCAATTAATTTAGCACTACCATGATAACGCTTCCCATGCCAGGAATCATATACCCATCCACCTTTTAATTTTCCTTTTTTCTCATATAAATCACCTACTATTTGAAGTCCCATAACTTTTCTTGATTTTACTCTTAATTTCTCATCAGGATTATTTCTGTCATATTGTTCAATCCCTTCCATTTCATCACCTTTTGGATAGCATATATCTTTTAACCAAACAACATGTCCCACATATTCTTCTTGTTTAGTTTTATCTATTTTAATGATAAACTTTCCTTCATTCATCATCCAATATCCTTCATATCCTTTTTTTGCAAAAACAACTGTACTAAGCAAAAATAATAAACATATTAATTTTTTCATAATCCCTCCATTAATTAAAGTTTTCTTCTACAACAAGCCACAATTTTTTCAAACCTCTTATCTCAAATAAAGATTTTAAAATCTTTATTCCTAATTTTCTATCAACAGGATAACCTATGTTTTCTAAATCTTTAAAACTTTCTAAAGCATATTCTAATATTTCATATAAATATTCTTTTGTTGACTTATCATTTAGTATGTCTATCTCACTTGCTTCTTTTTCTAAAATAGAGTACTTTTCCATAAAAAAAGCAATTCCTAAATTTATTTTTCTTTCATCATAATCTTCTTTCATATCACACAAATCATCTAATCCTTGAAGAGATAACCCTAATTTATATAAAGAATCTAAGCATCTATTTATATTCTTATCATTTTCTAAATATTTAGGAGCTATTAAACCAATCTTTAATAATTCTCCTCCTATTCCACTATGAATTTCATTAAAAATATATTTATAACTAGGATATATTTCATATAAGGAACAATCTCTTAGTCCTTCACTTTTAGCTATAATATGTATCTCTTCTAATATTTTATAGCTTATACCTCTTTTTTCTTCATCTAAACTATTTAAAATATCTTCTAAATTTTTATAGAGAAACAATGTCAATAATGTATTTTCTGTTACATGTTCACTTATACCTTTTAGAAATATTGTTCCTTTTTTTTCATCATCAATAATATTATCTGTACAAGTAATTATTCCTCTTAAATAAAAAATACATTTTCCATATTTAATCTTATTTTCTTTAGGAATATCTAAAAATTCTATTAAACTTAACATAAATAATGTGAAAAAATTCTTTCTTATATTTTCTTTCATAGAACTTCTTTTTATTTCAATATCTTTATAAAAAGAAATTTTTGAAATATCATTTTCTATTTCATCCATAATTAAAGAATAGATTTTACTTGATTCCTTAAATAAATCTTTTAAATCTTTCTCCACTTTCTTTAGTTTTATATTATCTAACATTTTTTTTAACATAAGACCTCTTTTTATTTATTTTATTTTGTAATTCATTATACCACATTTATCTAAAATTAATTAAAATAAGTATTAGCTTTTTTATTTAAAATGCATTATAATTATTATAGTGATACAATTTTCAAAGGAGGATTTATATGGGATTATTTGATGGACTTTTTAAAGAAAAATCATCTACTGTTAATAATGACAAAGAGCTTAAAGAAATTACTAACCTAAATAATATAATAGTTGACAAAGATTTAAAAATTGAAAAATTAGAGGGTGAATTAACCACTTTAAAAAATGAAACTCTTTCACCTAAACAAGTTCATATTATGGAAAAAAATTTAAAATCTTCCAGAGAAACTAATAGTACTTTAGAACAAGAAGTTATAAGATTAAAAAAGGAAATTGAAAAATTAGAATCAGAAATTTCTAATAGTAACGTTTCTTTTGACAATATTTATAAAAATTTAATTAACAATAAATTTATTTATAAACTAGGAATTGACAATTTTTTTAAAACCGTTAAATTTGAAGAAGTTCGTAATTTTTTAACAAATAACAACATCTTATTTATTCAAGATTTGGAATCTTTTCCTGCTCTTGAAGATATTTTAAAAATTAAAAATGGACGTTTAGCTTTAAAAAAATATGAAAAGTTAAAAAAAGGAATTGTTCCTTGGGATTTAAGAATTTTCCTTTGTAAAGGAGAAAAAATTCAAAAAATATATAAAAATAAAAGAAAATTTATAACTTATCTTAACGAACATAATATTGAATTTATGGATGATATGAATGATTTTGATTTTGAATCATTAATTGTAAAAGGTGGCTTTCCAAAAAAAGCTGTTGAAGAATTTAAAATCTTAACCGACAACTATTTCAACGAATTCAAATTATAAAATAATTAAAAATTAGGAGTATACAAATGAAAAATATTTTAATTGGTGTTTGTGGTGGTATTGCTGCTTACAAATCCGCTAACATAATTTCAAAATTAAAGAAAAAAGGTTATAATGTTAAAGTAATTATGACTAAAAATGCTACTGAAATAATCACTCCACTTACTTTAGAAACTCTTTCTAGAAATAAAGTTTTTATTGATATGTGGGATAAAAATAGAGGATTTGAAGTTGAACATATATCTCTTGCTGAATGGGCTGATCTTTGCCTTATTGCCCCTGCTACTTACAATATTGTAGGTAAAATTGCTAATGGAATTGCTGATGATATGTTATCAACTGTTGTTTCAGCTTGTACTTGTGATAAATTTATTGCTCTTGCTATGAATGTAAATATGTATAATAATCCTATTTTAAAAGAAAATATTGAAAAATTAAAAAAATATAACTATAAATTCATTGACTCTGATGAGGGATTCTTAGCTTGCAACGCTAATGCTAAAGGACGTTTAAAAAATGAAGATGAAATTGTTAATATTATTGAAAATTATTTTTTAAATAAAAAGAAAAAGAAATTACTAAAAGGAAAAAAACTTCTTTTAACAGCTGGGAGAACTGAAGAGCCACTAGATCCTGTCAGATATTTCAGCAATAACTCAAGTGGTAAAATGGGTTACTCTATTGCTATTCAAGCAATTAATTTAGGAGCTGAAGTAACTTTAATTTCTGGACCTACTAATCTTGATATTCCTGAGGGATTAGCTGAATTTGTACAAGTTAAAACAGCACAGGAAATGTGTGATGAAGTTTTAAAAAGATTTGATAATATGGATATTGGAATTGGATGTGCTGCTGTTGCTGACTACAAGCCTAAAGTTTGTGCTAATCAAAAAATAAAGAAAAATACTGATGAACTTGTTATTACTTTAGATAAAAATCCAGATATTCTTTATAACATGGGACTTAGAAAAGAAAAACAAGTTTTAGTGGGATTTGCTGCTGAAACTGAAAATATAATTGAAAATGCAACTAAAAAACTTAAAAAGAAAAATCTTGATATGATTGTTGCAAATAATGCTCATAATATGAGAAGCTCTAACAATGCTGCCACATTTATAAAAAAAGATGGAAGTATGAAAGAATATGAAGAAAAACCTAAGTTTGATCTTGCTTTTGATATTTTAACAGAGGTAGGGAATATAATTTCTAAATAAAAAGTTATTGACATATTCTAATAACTACTATATTATAATATGAGATTAATAATAAAGGAGTTTAGGAAATGAAATTTTATCAAACAACAGGTACTTGTGCAAAAGAAATTGGTGTAATTGTGAAAGACAATATTATTGAAGAAGTTAAATTTGTAGGTGGTTGTGACGGTAATACGAAAGGACTTTCTAGCCTTTTAAAAGGAATGAAAGTAGAAGAAGTCATTACTAGATTAAAAGATATCACTTGTAGAACTAAACCTACTTCTTGTCCTGATCAACTTGCTAAAATATTAGAAGAAAACTATAGATAATAAAAAAATCCCTTATTAAAGGGATTTTTTTATTGCATCAACTGGACAACTAATTTTGCACGATCCACATTCATCACAATACTTAGAATTTATAAAATATTTATCTTCATGAACTATAGCATCAAAAGAACAAATTTCTAAACATTTTCCACAACTAATACATTTTTCAGCATCTATAATTAATCCTGCTTCTTTATACTCCATTCCTCCAATAGAAAAACGTTCTCTTTTTATTTTATAATCTAATTTTTCTTTTGCAAAAT is a genomic window of Fusobacterium sp. JB019 containing:
- a CDS encoding GNAT family N-acetyltransferase, which encodes MEVIIKEFRELTSIELYEILKVRAEVFVMEQEILYNDLDNKDYKSYHLMVKENDEIIGYLRIIQAGVSYETMSIGRVLVLKSERKRQIGRKMLEKAIDYIKNDLKEKEITISAQFYLKKFYESLGFRAVTKMYIEEGIEHIKMKLKFN
- a CDS encoding YitT family protein; amino-acid sequence: MGRSYKKRREYKILNKNLRTYIKLNLNLILLAFVIVNVIVPLKLISGGTTGLALIIYYLFKIPVAIAYILLNIPIFIGGFYVFGKNYTKNLFYSITVLSLNIFLVEKYFQIKNLQLFIGENNILGILLGSILSGVIIGFIILLDGNTGGTLIISQILEKIYAVKIGTSLIILDILVIFLTIIFLGKMSALSSIVYLIISGKIINLLKYKRSV
- a CDS encoding MarR family transcriptional regulator; this translates as MKEILREIGTISRSIATIDEKEFKAFNLSKSQNLYLVRIFEYPGIIQEKLAEVLSVERSTTAKSVKKLVDNGLVEKRKEEDNKKEFKLYCTKKGREIYELLRKNEEALVEITTQGLSEKEKRELLSLLIKMRKNTRNLWEEVIKKGGSIKF
- a CDS encoding alpha/beta hydrolase yields the protein MLITLKNNKQLNIDITGTGENIVFIHSFLWDNKMWTPQVEELSKNYTCINIDLWGHGLSDSLEDTEEYSLEHLANDIKEALNILNIKSYTYIGLSVGGMLGPILYSLDKDKMKKLIIMDSYVGLEYENTKALYFQLLEKVKENEKVTSELADKIAPMFFAPENTARGFQLLKDFYNHLININKKNINTIVALGRGIFGRKDALQLLKVINIPTLFMVGEFDIPRPKKESIEMKELVKNSKLSIVPRSGHISNLENIEFVTKEFKKFL
- a CDS encoding TolC family protein — protein: MKKKAILFLLLSSISFSKNLDLDIMLKDVSNNSYEKNIYNIEQEKSEINKKFYKLDNYNGIKGSSETTYYREDQLYKTEGNLTFGDFYINGTKKEKEESDLVIGINKNIKDMLYSENDKNLNNTLIDKKINTLNYFNNLEKKKLNLIDLYKEYKNIEFEIEAKRNGVKTLKSEEKILKESFNLGKSSKIDLTSAKINRENLEIELENLKRKKIKLQKRFFYDFKIKIEGNTLKEIPKKINNFEYFLNNIGKKDLNILNLEKDKIKENIKYLKYNDKYPDISIGLEHDFGSREEEVKENRIYLKISKNLFYYDNNLENEKFNYKEKILHITEQKNKNNSEILKIQEEYENFNKEYKINKNKAILEKNKYEIKKLEYKLGKIKYLDLIDSFNDFLTYTIDAEKSKNDLNAYIYKVIIRGDYNENK
- a CDS encoding efflux RND transporter periplasmic adaptor subunit, translating into MKINKKTIGIFLIITAIGGGLFFKFHFHSKNLKSYEVLKINIGNGKGYINASGKVEANDTKDVFVDKKLKVDEVFIQEGDFVKKGQLLMTFDDTQRNNIKRNLERKKIKLNREKRNLKIIEKLYEIGGSSTNEVKDLKEDIRLLEIDIEEYNEDLSKTAEKILSPVSGTISSLKAQENYLVDTDQALLKIMDLSNIKIILEIPEYDIKNIHLNQELILKPEVFENKKEFKGKITKIAKVSKSSSITSENIVEVEVMPLEEIPDIVPGFKVSATIYLDENKDKIIIPKTSILEDNKKYYVFSVNKNGILSKKYIKIKSLEGDKVIVLNGLNIGEDILETPYENLKEGDKILPSNKSGGEAKDDHKGKKSK
- a CDS encoding ABC transporter ATP-binding protein, with translation MIIKVKNLNKYYKNGDNSLHALKDISFNIEKGEFVAIMGSSGSGKSTMMNILGCLDKEFQGKYILDNIDVSSVKEDKLCKVRNSKIGFVFQAFNLLPKLSALENVELPLVYSGIHKTKREEKAKKVLEKVGLKERMYHKPNELSGGQRQRVAIARALVNDPAIILADEPTGNLDSVSENEIMNFFKELNEQGKTIVIVSHEPEVAKFCKRILLFKDGEIIKDGDSK
- a CDS encoding ABC transporter permease, coding for MNFIESFKSAIKSLTGNRARSFLTMLGIIIGITSVITMSAIGKGGQENITGKLKEGGYGKFTVFVDKGAKNFRWKYLFDDVLIKKIKDTGEFKDVTPYVRDRVYSKIGDNFSRVWFTASTPSVEDIDKVEMIAGRNFLSFEYKNAEKVAIIDDVTAINLYGSIDNALGKEYNIFKNRKSASIIYEIVGVYKNPFKEFANAMGGLRIPRFIRFPLSTYDRIYNLKNAGSYEEILIESKNPEEAKNSMVKSKEILENIIGIKDLYEVEALAQGSSSFDNILSTLNIFVTFVAGISLFVGGIGVMNIMLVSVIERTKEIGIRKAIGATNKDILLQFLIESVILTGLGGIIGIILGFSLGEIIGKIIGIPPLFTLSSIVISLLVSTFIGIIFGVIPAKKAAELNPIEALRAD
- a CDS encoding iron-containing alcohol dehydrogenase, with the translated sequence MENFKYYTPTKIIFGKDREKEVAKLLKEFNGKKILIHYGGGSVIRSGLLDKVKNYLKEANIQYIELGGVKPNPRLSLVRKGIELGRKENIDFILAIGGGSVIDSAKGIGYGMMLDHDVWDLYSKKEFSNKCMPIGVILTMAAAGSEMSPSSVITNEDGWLKRSFSIDNARPKFAILNPELTFTLPEYQSASGIVDIMMHTMERYFSPVGNMKITDEIAEGLLRTVIENAPKVIKNPKDYKSRAEIMWASSLSHNGLTGCGGIGDWSSHQLEHELGGCYDVAHGAGLSAVWGSWARYVMNENPKRFADFATKVFNIENCGDKETAILGIKAMETFYKSINMPISLKELGLNLSEEDLHMLANKCSFNGKRTIGSFKKLFEEDMFNIYKNSR
- a CDS encoding DUF2147 domain-containing protein yields the protein MKKLICLLFLLSTVVFAKKGYEGYWMMNEGKFIIKIDKTKQEEYVGHVVWLKDICYPKGDEMEGIEQYDRNNPDEKLRVKSRKVMGLQIVGDLYEKKGKLKGGWVYDSWHGKRYHGSAKLIDEDHLKLRGSFDKAGILGVSQKAKRVKDLKKYNLNK